In Chloroflexota bacterium, a single window of DNA contains:
- a CDS encoding exosortase H, producing the protein SAVNLVRTVTLFFIGTHFSESVFETAHFLIWQSLVILISIGLWLLWAQKLVRVPAKQ; encoded by the coding sequence AGCGCTGTCAACCTGGTGCGTACCGTGACCCTTTTCTTCATCGGAACCCACTTTTCGGAGTCGGTTTTTGAAACAGCCCATTTCCTCATCTGGCAGTCTCTGGTGATCCTAATAAGCATTGGTCTGTGGTTACTCTGGGCTCAGAAGTTAGTCCGTGTCCCTGCAAAACAATAA